One stretch of Chryseobacterium indologenes DNA includes these proteins:
- a CDS encoding YjjG family noncanonical pyrimidine nucleotidase, whose protein sequence is MKMQHVFFDLDNTLWDHRRNAYLTIKELFEKQEVNSKYNIDFEEFHAVYHDINEELWEKIRDGIIGKEYLREHRFYDTFMHFGVDNKELSLYFEENFLDNIVSHNELVEGAEDVLEYLKSKNYKLHIISNGFQEVTERKCTLSGIASYFETITSADAVGVRKPNPKIFEYSLGLSEAKKEESIMIGDDWIADALGGRDFGMDAIFFDVYKENKKEVGLKAITHLQQIKEYL, encoded by the coding sequence ATGAAAATGCAGCATGTTTTTTTTGATCTGGACAATACGCTCTGGGATCATCGTAGAAATGCCTATCTAACCATCAAGGAACTTTTCGAAAAGCAGGAAGTTAATTCGAAGTATAATATTGACTTTGAAGAGTTTCATGCTGTTTACCATGATATCAATGAGGAATTGTGGGAGAAGATAAGAGATGGAATTATAGGTAAAGAGTATTTGAGAGAACACCGTTTTTATGACACCTTCATGCATTTTGGAGTAGACAATAAAGAACTTTCCCTTTATTTTGAAGAGAATTTTCTGGATAATATTGTAAGTCATAATGAACTGGTAGAAGGGGCAGAAGATGTCCTTGAGTATTTGAAATCGAAGAATTATAAACTTCACATTATTTCTAATGGCTTCCAGGAAGTGACAGAGAGAAAATGTACCCTTTCCGGAATTGCATCTTATTTTGAAACCATTACCAGCGCAGATGCGGTAGGGGTGAGAAAACCAAATCCAAAGATTTTTGAATATTCCCTCGGTCTTTCTGAAGCCAAAAAAGAAGAAAGCATCATGATTGGTGATGACTGGATTGCTGATGCCCTGGGAGGAAGGGATTTCGGAATGGATGCCATCTTCTTTGATGTATATAAAGAAAATAAAAAAGAAGTAGGATTAAAAGCTATTACCCATCTTCAGCAGATTAAGGAATACTTGTAA
- a CDS encoding PepSY-like domain-containing protein: protein MVNWSLINSNGRKASSAKIRKSIVSFMTKHHPCSVIDSIEKKYNAYKIHLMNGICLIFDADGHYIQAN, encoded by the coding sequence ATGGTAAACTGGAGCTTAATAAACAGTAACGGAAGAAAAGCATCTTCCGCTAAGATCAGAAAAAGTATTGTGTCTTTTATGACCAAGCATCATCCGTGTAGTGTAATTGATTCTATTGAGAAAAAATATAATGCCTATAAGATTCATCTGATGAATGGTATTTGCCTGATCTTTGATGCAGATGGACATTACATACAAGCAAATTAA
- a CDS encoding response regulator transcription factor encodes MKILIVEDEPDLRDTVQKFLEAEHFIVEHADDYNSGLEKIISYEYDCILLDIMLPDGNGIDLLREIKKMHKKDPVIILSAKDSVDDKVTGLEIGADDYLAKPFHLAELMARVRSVIRRKNQDGENIIRYKNISIDPENRSVKVGNEELVLNRKEYDLLYYFVIHPEKTLQKTTLAEAIWGDYIDQADSLDFIYSQIKNLRKKLKMLNAEADFQAVYGIGYKFV; translated from the coding sequence ATGAAGATTTTAATAGTAGAGGATGAACCGGACCTAAGGGATACTGTACAGAAGTTTCTGGAAGCAGAGCACTTTATTGTAGAGCATGCTGATGATTACAACTCCGGGCTGGAAAAAATTATTTCCTATGAATATGACTGTATTCTTCTGGATATTATGCTCCCTGACGGCAATGGAATAGATCTGTTGCGGGAAATTAAGAAAATGCATAAAAAAGATCCTGTAATCATTCTATCAGCTAAGGATTCTGTGGATGATAAGGTAACCGGATTGGAAATAGGAGCCGATGATTATCTGGCAAAACCTTTTCACCTTGCAGAACTGATGGCGAGAGTCAGATCTGTGATAAGAAGAAAGAATCAGGATGGTGAAAATATCATCAGATATAAAAACATAAGTATTGATCCGGAAAACAGAAGTGTTAAGGTAGGAAACGAAGAACTGGTCCTTAACCGTAAAGAATATGATCTTTTGTACTATTTTGTTATTCATCCGGAAAAAACATTGCAGAAAACCACTCTTGCAGAAGCCATCTGGGGAGATTATATCGATCAGGCAGACAGTCTTGATTTTATTTATTCACAAATTAAAAATCTACGTAAAAAACTGAAAATGCTCAATGCCGAAGCCGATTTTCAGGCAGTATACGGAATAGGATATAAATTCGTCTGA
- a CDS encoding sensor histidine kinase: protein MKVSLKYYTIKYLIMILLLIIAVWAGLFYAYILDEVHDNVDDGLKDRKIQIIKAVYLNPQLLKNNDFGFNEFKIIPITAGEYKNKSRLYNKMYYMEYDDKDQPYRVLEADFIDQYKNHQRLVIRTSTVEEDELIYDLTTALIVLYILLVISIVAVNGYLLNKAMRPFYLILDKLKKYQFGIPFSHEDQNYSIKEFEELNVEINEMIDRNELVFYQQKQFIENASHELQTPLAIVINKIDLVIQNENLDKKKLTFLTEVKNDLRRMVGLNKSLLMLSKIENSQFNAISDVDFNTIINQLVQNYEDFIAFKNVEVNVIEKGIFKTEFNQDLADILLSNLLKNAVKYNNEEGTLNIFIENNRIIFQNSGRNEPLDKSRIFNRFYKQSSDHTSTGLGLSIIKTIIKQNPGWDITYEFEDNMHYFILMKNKIA, encoded by the coding sequence ATGAAGGTCTCCTTAAAATATTATACGATAAAGTACCTTATTATGATCCTGCTGCTGATCATAGCAGTCTGGGCCGGGCTGTTTTATGCCTATATTCTGGATGAAGTACATGATAATGTAGATGATGGACTGAAGGACAGGAAAATACAGATCATCAAGGCTGTATACCTTAATCCGCAGCTATTGAAGAATAATGACTTTGGATTCAATGAATTTAAGATTATACCGATAACCGCGGGAGAATACAAAAACAAAAGCAGGCTTTATAATAAGATGTATTATATGGAGTATGATGATAAAGATCAGCCTTACCGTGTGTTGGAAGCTGACTTTATCGATCAGTATAAGAATCATCAGAGGCTTGTTATCAGAACTTCAACGGTAGAAGAAGATGAGTTGATCTATGATCTTACAACGGCTTTAATCGTTCTTTATATCCTTTTGGTGATCAGTATTGTTGCCGTTAATGGCTATCTGCTGAATAAAGCCATGCGTCCTTTCTATCTGATTCTTGATAAGCTGAAAAAATATCAGTTTGGAATTCCATTTTCTCACGAAGATCAAAATTATTCAATCAAAGAGTTTGAAGAACTGAATGTGGAAATCAATGAAATGATTGATCGTAATGAACTTGTTTTTTACCAGCAGAAACAATTTATTGAAAATGCTTCTCATGAACTCCAAACACCATTGGCGATTGTCATTAACAAGATAGACCTTGTGATTCAGAATGAGAATCTTGATAAAAAAAAACTTACCTTTCTCACGGAAGTTAAAAATGATCTGAGAAGAATGGTAGGACTGAATAAATCTCTGTTAATGCTTTCCAAGATTGAGAACAGCCAGTTTAATGCAATATCTGATGTTGATTTTAATACCATAATTAATCAACTTGTACAGAATTATGAAGACTTTATTGCCTTTAAAAATGTAGAAGTTAATGTTATTGAAAAAGGAATTTTTAAAACAGAATTTAATCAGGATCTTGCAGATATTCTTTTGTCTAATCTTCTTAAAAATGCTGTTAAATATAATAATGAAGAAGGAACTTTAAATATTTTTATTGAGAATAACAGGATTATTTTCCAAAATAGTGGGAGGAATGAACCATTGGATAAATCCAGGATTTTTAATCGTTTTTATAAACAAAGTTCTGATCATACCTCTACAGGTTTAGGCTTATCCATTATTAAAACAATTATAAAGCAAAACCCCGGCTGGGATATTACTTATGAGTTTGAAGATAATATGCATTATTTTATCCTTATGAAAAATAAAATAGCATAA
- the trpS gene encoding tryptophan--tRNA ligase, which yields MSRILTGIQATGTPHLGNLLGAIIPAIELSKQEGNESFLFIANLHTLTQIKDAQTLRQNTYEIAAAWLACGLDTEKTFFYRQSDIAETCELSWHLSCFFPYQRLTLAHSFKDKADRLQDVNAGLFTYPILMAADILLYDAEIVPVGKDQLQHLEIARDVASRFNNQMGEVFVLPQSELQEDTKYVPGTDGQKMSKSRGNIINIFLPEKELKKQVMSIESDSKSLEEPKDPETDKTFQIYELIATPEQTEELRAKYLAGNFGYGHAKKELLDLILVRFEKEREVFNYYMTHLDELEAKLQEGAAKTKPVALETLKRVRTSLGY from the coding sequence ATGTCAAGAATTCTTACCGGCATTCAAGCCACCGGAACACCCCATCTTGGAAATTTATTAGGGGCTATTATTCCTGCGATCGAACTTTCTAAGCAGGAAGGAAATGAATCATTTTTATTTATTGCGAATCTTCATACGCTTACCCAGATTAAAGATGCGCAGACTTTAAGACAGAATACCTACGAGATTGCTGCGGCTTGGCTTGCTTGTGGATTAGATACCGAAAAAACATTTTTCTACAGACAAAGCGATATCGCTGAAACCTGTGAACTATCTTGGCATTTATCATGTTTTTTCCCTTATCAAAGATTAACATTAGCACATTCATTTAAGGATAAGGCTGACAGACTTCAGGATGTAAATGCAGGTTTGTTTACCTATCCTATTTTGATGGCTGCCGATATTCTATTATATGATGCAGAGATCGTTCCTGTAGGAAAAGATCAGCTTCAGCATTTGGAAATTGCAAGAGACGTGGCTTCAAGATTTAACAACCAAATGGGGGAAGTTTTTGTATTGCCACAGTCTGAGCTTCAGGAAGACACTAAATATGTTCCTGGAACTGATGGTCAGAAGATGTCAAAATCAAGAGGGAATATTATCAATATCTTCTTACCTGAAAAAGAATTAAAGAAACAGGTAATGAGCATTGAATCTGATTCAAAGTCTTTAGAAGAGCCTAAGGATCCGGAAACTGATAAAACATTCCAGATCTATGAACTTATTGCTACACCTGAACAAACTGAGGAATTAAGAGCTAAATATTTAGCAGGTAACTTTGGATATGGTCATGCGAAAAAAGAGCTGTTAGACCTTATTTTAGTCCGTTTTGAAAAAGAAAGAGAAGTATTTAATTATTATATGACTCACCTTGACGAACTGGAAGCCAAACTTCAGGAAGGCGCAGCGAAAACAAAACCTGTCGCTCTGGAAACACTGAAAAGAGTAAGAACAAGTTTAGGATATTAA
- a CDS encoding deoxycytidylate deaminase codes for MNKFDKAYLKMAQEWAQLSYCKRKQVGALIVKDRMIISDGYNGTPMGFENCCEDEEGKTHWYVLHAEANAILKLAASTQSAKGATLYLTLSPCKECSKLILQAGIKRLVYINEYSDDDGISFLRGHNIEIEQISECELKK; via the coding sequence ATGAATAAGTTTGATAAAGCTTATCTAAAAATGGCCCAGGAATGGGCACAACTCTCCTATTGTAAGAGAAAACAAGTAGGAGCTCTTATCGTAAAAGATAGGATGATTATTTCAGATGGTTACAACGGAACACCTATGGGGTTCGAAAACTGCTGTGAAGATGAAGAGGGAAAAACGCACTGGTATGTATTGCATGCTGAAGCCAACGCTATTTTAAAGCTGGCAGCTTCTACACAATCTGCAAAAGGAGCAACGTTATATCTAACATTGTCACCTTGCAAAGAATGCAGTAAACTAATCCTGCAGGCAGGTATTAAAAGACTGGTGTATATTAATGAGTATTCGGATGACGATGGAATATCGTTCCTGAGAGGCCATAACATTGAAATAGAACAAATATCGGAATGTGAACTAAAAAAATAA
- a CDS encoding enoyl-CoA hydratase/isomerase family protein encodes MSYENILLKKEDKLSIITINRPESLNALNAKTIQEISTALDELDSDASCRVIILTGAGEKSFVAGADIKEFSDFGQEKAEELARNGQNTLFNKIENLSKPVIAAVNGFALGGGLELAMACHIRYASENARLGLPEVTLGLIPGYGGTQRLPKLVGKGIANEMIFSAKMIHAQKAKEIGLVNEVYPIEELLTKTKELANTIAHNSPMAISKAINAVNLSDTEKGFETEIKYFGELFEMEDKKEGVAAFLEKRKPNF; translated from the coding sequence ATGAGTTACGAAAATATATTATTAAAAAAGGAAGATAAATTATCTATCATTACAATAAACAGACCTGAAAGTTTAAATGCATTAAATGCAAAGACCATTCAGGAAATCAGTACCGCATTGGATGAGCTTGATTCTGACGCTTCCTGCAGGGTAATTATCCTTACAGGGGCCGGAGAAAAATCATTTGTAGCGGGAGCTGACATCAAGGAATTCAGTGACTTTGGACAGGAAAAAGCTGAGGAACTTGCAAGAAATGGACAAAATACATTGTTCAACAAAATTGAAAACCTTTCCAAACCTGTCATTGCTGCCGTAAATGGTTTTGCATTAGGAGGAGGTTTAGAGCTTGCCATGGCATGCCACATCAGATATGCATCGGAAAACGCCAGATTAGGACTTCCTGAAGTGACACTGGGATTAATTCCAGGATACGGAGGGACCCAAAGGCTTCCTAAACTTGTCGGAAAAGGTATTGCTAACGAAATGATCTTCTCTGCTAAAATGATCCATGCTCAAAAAGCAAAGGAGATCGGACTAGTGAATGAAGTATACCCTATTGAAGAATTATTAACCAAAACGAAAGAATTAGCGAACACTATTGCCCATAATTCACCAATGGCAATATCGAAGGCGATTAACGCCGTCAATCTATCGGATACGGAGAAAGGTTTTGAAACTGAAATTAAATATTTTGGGGAACTTTTCGAAATGGAAGATAAGAAAGAAGGAGTAGCTGCTTTCCTAGAGAAAAGAAAGCCGAACTTCTAA
- the metK gene encoding methionine adenosyltransferase, whose protein sequence is MSYLFTSESVSEGHPDKIADQISDALIDHFLAYDKSSKVACETLVTTGQVVLAGEVKSDAYLDVQTIAREVINGIGYTKGEYMFNGDSCGVISAIHEQSPDINQGVDRAVNDESFEAKANAQGAGDQGMMFGYATNETANYMPLALDLAHTILKELSAIRRENKEITYLRPDAKSQVTIEYSDDHKPIRIDSIVVSTQHDDFGTEEEMLNKIREDIKNILVPRVVALQTEEIKALFNDQIKYHINPTGKFVIGGPHGDTGLTGRKIIVDTYGGKGAHGGGAFSGKDPSKVDRSAAYATRHIAKNLVAAGVADEVLVQVSYAIGVAEPCGLYINTYGTAKVDLHDGDIAKKVSQIFDLRPYAIEQNLKLRNPIYQETASYGHMGKEHYVADKTFNKGHKNELTLEGLEFFTWEKLDKVDEIKAAFGI, encoded by the coding sequence ATGTCTTATTTATTTACATCTGAATCAGTTTCAGAAGGACATCCGGATAAAATCGCCGACCAAATTTCCGATGCATTAATCGATCATTTCTTAGCATACGATAAAAGTTCAAAAGTAGCATGTGAAACTCTTGTAACTACCGGACAGGTGGTATTGGCAGGAGAAGTAAAATCTGATGCTTATCTTGATGTTCAGACAATTGCCAGAGAAGTAATCAATGGAATTGGATATACAAAAGGCGAATACATGTTCAATGGTGATTCTTGTGGTGTAATTTCTGCAATCCATGAGCAGTCTCCGGATATTAACCAGGGAGTTGACAGAGCAGTAAATGATGAGTCCTTTGAAGCTAAAGCGAATGCTCAGGGAGCTGGTGACCAGGGAATGATGTTTGGATATGCAACGAACGAAACGGCTAACTATATGCCTCTTGCTTTGGATTTGGCTCATACTATCCTTAAAGAACTTTCTGCAATCAGAAGAGAAAATAAAGAGATTACTTACTTACGCCCTGATGCAAAAAGCCAGGTAACGATTGAGTATTCAGATGATCATAAGCCAATCAGAATTGATTCTATCGTGGTTTCTACTCAGCACGACGACTTCGGAACAGAAGAAGAAATGCTGAACAAGATCCGTGAAGACATCAAAAATATTCTTGTTCCTAGAGTTGTTGCTCTACAGACTGAGGAGATCAAAGCTTTATTCAATGATCAGATCAAATATCACATCAACCCTACAGGTAAATTCGTAATCGGTGGTCCTCACGGAGATACAGGTCTTACAGGTAGAAAAATCATCGTTGATACTTACGGAGGTAAAGGAGCTCACGGTGGTGGTGCTTTCTCTGGAAAAGATCCTTCAAAAGTAGACAGAAGTGCTGCCTATGCAACAAGACATATTGCTAAGAACCTTGTAGCAGCTGGTGTTGCTGACGAAGTTTTAGTACAGGTTTCTTACGCAATTGGAGTAGCTGAACCTTGTGGTTTATACATCAATACGTATGGAACGGCTAAAGTGGATCTTCACGATGGAGATATCGCTAAAAAAGTATCTCAAATCTTTGATTTAAGACCTTATGCTATTGAGCAGAACCTAAAATTAAGAAACCCTATCTATCAGGAAACAGCTTCTTACGGACATATGGGGAAAGAGCACTATGTAGCTGATAAAACTTTCAACAAAGGTCACAAGAATGAGCTTACGTTAGAAGGTCTTGAATTCTTTACCTGGGAAAAACTAGACAAAGTTGACGAAATTAAAGCCGCTTTTGGAATTTAA
- a CDS encoding catalase, with protein sequence MDSKKLTLSNGAPYFEHQDSQTVGPRGPVLLQDFVLQENLAHFVRERIPERIVHAKGSGAYGTFTVTHDISQYTKAKLFSKVGNSCRMFARFSTVGGEKGSADTARDPRGFALKFYTEDGNWDLVGNNTPVFFIKDAKKFPDFIHTQKRVPKTNLKSATMMWDFWSLNPESLHQVLILMSDRGTPYGYRHMHGFGSHTFSMINDKNERVWVKFHFKTKQGVKNFTDEDAVKMAGENPDFAQEDLCNAIENGDFPKWTMYIQVMTEEQAKDFRWNPFDVTKVWFHDDFPLIEVGEMELNEVPVNYFAHVEQSTFSPSNLINGISFSPDKMLQGRLFSYPDAHRYRVGVNAHQLEVNRCPFAVNNYQRDGYMADSSQYQDKPNYHPNSFDDIKPDVSYKNYEYELDSAHVANYNRNDNDSDHYTQPGLLYSKAMNTEDRNNLIHNIVGSMKGISGPKREEIINRQLCHFFRANIELGMKVASQLNINIDANMMNHSK encoded by the coding sequence ATGGATTCTAAAAAATTAACGTTAAGCAACGGCGCACCTTATTTTGAACATCAGGATTCCCAGACGGTAGGACCAAGAGGCCCGGTATTGCTGCAAGACTTTGTCCTTCAGGAAAATCTTGCACACTTCGTTAGGGAAAGGATTCCTGAAAGAATTGTACACGCCAAAGGAAGCGGGGCCTACGGAACCTTTACCGTAACACATGACATCAGCCAGTACACTAAAGCTAAATTATTTTCAAAAGTAGGTAACTCCTGCAGAATGTTTGCCCGTTTCTCGACAGTTGGCGGCGAGAAAGGAAGCGCAGATACAGCAAGAGATCCAAGAGGATTTGCGCTGAAGTTTTATACTGAAGACGGCAATTGGGATCTTGTAGGAAATAACACGCCGGTATTCTTTATTAAAGATGCTAAAAAATTTCCGGATTTTATTCATACTCAAAAAAGAGTACCAAAAACCAATTTAAAAAGCGCCACGATGATGTGGGATTTCTGGAGCTTAAACCCGGAATCACTTCATCAGGTTCTTATATTAATGTCAGACAGAGGGACTCCTTACGGTTACAGACACATGCATGGCTTCGGCTCTCATACTTTCTCCATGATTAACGATAAAAATGAAAGAGTATGGGTAAAGTTCCACTTCAAAACAAAACAAGGAGTAAAAAACTTCACCGATGAAGATGCTGTGAAAATGGCAGGAGAAAACCCGGATTTTGCCCAGGAAGATCTTTGCAATGCCATTGAAAATGGAGATTTTCCGAAATGGACTATGTACATCCAGGTAATGACCGAAGAACAGGCAAAAGATTTCAGATGGAATCCTTTTGATGTAACAAAAGTTTGGTTCCATGACGATTTTCCATTGATTGAAGTAGGAGAAATGGAATTGAATGAAGTTCCCGTCAACTATTTTGCCCATGTTGAACAATCTACATTCTCACCAAGCAACCTTATCAACGGAATTAGTTTTTCTCCGGACAAAATGCTTCAGGGAAGATTATTCTCTTATCCGGATGCACACCGATACAGAGTGGGAGTCAATGCGCATCAGCTGGAAGTTAACAGATGTCCTTTTGCGGTCAATAATTATCAGAGAGACGGTTATATGGCGGACTCCAGCCAATATCAGGATAAACCGAATTATCACCCCAACAGTTTTGATGACATCAAGCCGGATGTTTCTTACAAAAACTATGAATATGAATTAGACAGTGCTCATGTTGCCAACTACAACAGAAATGATAACGACAGTGATCATTATACTCAACCAGGGCTTCTTTATTCTAAAGCCATGAATACGGAAGACAGAAACAATCTGATTCACAATATTGTAGGCAGCATGAAGGGAATCAGCGGGCCTAAAAGAGAGGAAATTATCAACAGACAATTATGTCACTTTTTCCGCGCCAACATTGAGCTTGGCATGAAAGTAGCTTCACAACTAAATATCAATATCGATGCAAATATGATGAATCACTCGAAATAA
- a CDS encoding RNA polymerase sigma factor encodes MKSKSDSLLISLYQKGDEGALSTLIHRHQRELFTFIFYKINDEDLANDIFQDTFMKIIVMLKEGRYNEEGKFILWAKRISHNLIIDHFRSKAKNIKVSETTFETDEYSIFDLIREPSENIEDQLVTNQIQEDLLRMLQFLPLNQQEVIKLRFFDGLSFKEIADHTDMSINTTLGRVRYALINLRKIMEENNIILTR; translated from the coding sequence ATGAAATCAAAATCGGATAGTTTACTAATTTCGCTTTACCAGAAAGGTGATGAGGGCGCATTGTCAACCCTTATTCATCGCCATCAGAGAGAACTGTTTACATTCATTTTTTACAAAATAAATGATGAAGATTTAGCCAATGATATTTTTCAGGATACCTTCATGAAAATTATTGTGATGCTAAAAGAAGGACGTTACAACGAAGAGGGTAAATTTATCCTTTGGGCCAAAAGAATTTCCCACAACCTTATCATCGATCATTTCAGATCAAAAGCTAAAAATATTAAAGTTTCAGAGACTACTTTTGAAACGGATGAATATTCTATCTTTGACCTGATCAGGGAACCCTCTGAAAACATCGAAGATCAGCTGGTGACCAATCAGATCCAGGAAGACCTTTTGAGAATGTTACAATTTCTTCCATTGAATCAGCAGGAAGTCATTAAATTAAGATTTTTTGACGGATTAAGTTTTAAAGAAATTGCCGATCATACGGATATGAGCATTAATACCACCTTAGGCAGAGTAAGATATGCATTGATCAACCTGAGAAAAATCATGGAAGAAAATAACATAATATTAACCAGATAG
- a CDS encoding PepSY-like domain-containing protein — MKNVKKITGVFIVIFLLIGGLVSAQDRAINPNQLPKAAKTFLASHFKGIPVSSAIEDREIYGVDEYKVYLNNGMKAEFDSKGSWKEIDGKHQKIPYGFIPASIKNYSSRNFPNTYIIKIEKKRWSYKAELSNGLELEFDRNGNFKKIDD; from the coding sequence ATGAAAAATGTAAAGAAAATCACAGGAGTATTTATTGTAATCTTCTTATTAATTGGGGGATTAGTTTCAGCGCAGGACAGGGCGATCAATCCTAATCAATTGCCTAAGGCAGCCAAGACTTTTTTGGCCAGCCATTTTAAAGGAATACCGGTTTCATCCGCTATTGAAGACAGAGAAATCTATGGTGTTGATGAATATAAAGTGTATCTGAATAATGGGATGAAAGCTGAATTTGATAGTAAAGGAAGCTGGAAAGAAATAGATGGCAAACATCAAAAGATCCCTTACGGTTTTATTCCTGCTTCAATTAAAAATTACAGCAGCAGAAATTTCCCCAATACATATATCATTAAGATCGAAAAGAAGAGATGGTCTTATAAAGCAGAACTTTCCAACGGATTGGAACTTGAATTTGACAGAAACGGAAATTTTAAAAAAATTGATGACTAA
- a CDS encoding LysR substrate-binding domain-containing protein yields MNIQQLEYLIAVDKYKHFGKAAQACFITQPTLSAMIQKFEDELDVKVFDRTTHPIRTTDVGLQIIDQAKVIIESVNELKNKANLLNNILGGTINLGIIPTVSSFILPTEIFKFLETNPKIQMNVKEMTTDNIIKALKAGELDAGIISTPYDTADEFYQDFLFNEELMIYSSNTEANKKNSYIIPEELNVEKVWLLEEGNCLRNQFENICHLKENTLKPKNLDFLASNIQTLVHMVDKVGGISILPELALSQLSEEQKKNVFRFKKPFPYREISIIYYKPTFKQKIIDELSHSIKNSLELKLNYHESPKEFVSIKPQ; encoded by the coding sequence ATGAACATTCAACAATTGGAGTATCTTATCGCGGTTGATAAGTATAAACATTTTGGAAAAGCGGCTCAGGCGTGCTTCATTACCCAGCCTACCTTAAGTGCCATGATACAGAAATTTGAGGATGAATTGGATGTGAAGGTTTTCGACAGAACTACACACCCGATCCGTACCACAGATGTAGGTCTTCAGATCATCGATCAGGCAAAGGTGATTATAGAGTCTGTCAATGAGCTGAAAAACAAAGCCAACCTGTTGAATAATATTTTAGGTGGAACTATTAACCTTGGAATTATTCCAACGGTTTCTTCCTTTATTTTGCCTACCGAGATCTTTAAATTCCTGGAGACAAATCCAAAGATTCAGATGAATGTAAAGGAGATGACAACAGATAATATTATTAAAGCTTTGAAAGCTGGAGAGCTGGATGCAGGAATTATCTCCACTCCTTATGATACAGCTGATGAATTTTACCAGGATTTCCTGTTCAATGAAGAACTAATGATCTACAGTTCCAATACGGAAGCAAACAAAAAGAATTCCTACATCATTCCTGAAGAACTGAATGTAGAAAAAGTTTGGTTGCTGGAAGAAGGAAACTGTCTGAGAAACCAGTTTGAAAATATCTGTCATCTGAAAGAGAATACCTTGAAACCTAAAAATTTAGATTTCTTAGCTTCCAATATCCAGACTTTGGTACACATGGTAGATAAAGTAGGAGGCATTAGTATTCTTCCTGAATTGGCATTGAGCCAGCTTTCTGAGGAGCAGAAAAAGAATGTGTTCAGATTCAAGAAGCCTTTCCCTTACAGAGAGATCAGTATTATTTACTATAAGCCAACCTTTAAGCAAAAGATCATTGACGAATTGTCACATTCTATCAAAAATTCTTTAGAGCTTAAATTGAATTATCACGAAAGTCCGAAAGAATTTGTAAGCATAAAGCCTCAGTAA